A region of Malaclemys terrapin pileata isolate rMalTer1 chromosome 5, rMalTer1.hap1, whole genome shotgun sequence DNA encodes the following proteins:
- the CCNG2 gene encoding cyclin-G2: MKDLGAEEQMSNEAFWLFKQLNLHLEQEWKFQPREKGLSLIERTAENENTLCPRLRNAKVEDLWSLTSFFGFTIETFVLAVNIMDRFLALMKVKPKHLSCIGVCCFQLAAQVIEEECNIPSTHDVIRISQCKCTVSDLKRMEKIISEKLHFEFKATTALTFLHLYHTIVLYHTSERKEVLNLDKLEAQLKACNCRLVFSRAKPSILALCLLTLEVQTLKSIELFEIVLRVQKHSKISDSDLLYWRELVSKCLADYSSPECCKPDHKKLVWIVSRRTAQNLQNSYCSVPELPTIPEVGCFNESESEDSCEDMSCGEESLSSSPSDLEGNFFFDLKPKSKWKALNCQS, from the exons ATGAAGGATTTGGGGGCTGAAGAACAAATGAGCAATGAAGCTTTCTGGCTGTTCAAGCAGTTAAATCTACATTTGGAGCAAGAATGGAAGTTTCAGCCTCGGGAGAAGGGGCTGAGCCTGATTGAGCGCACTGCTGAG AATGAAAACACTTTATGTCCAAGACTAAGGAATGCCAAGGTTGAAGATCTATGGAGTCTGACCAGTTTTTTTGGATTTACAATTGAAACTTTTGTCCTGGCGGTCAACATTATGGACAGATTCTTGGCTCTTATGAAG gtGAAACCTAAGCATTTATCTTGCATTGGAGTCTGTTGTTTTCAACTGGCTGCCCAAGTCATTGAAGAGGAATGCAATATTCCGTCCACTCATGATGTCATCCGGATTAGCCAATGTAAATGCACTGTTTCCGACCTGAAACggatggaaaaaataatttcggAAAAACTGCACTTTGAATTTAAAGCTACTACTGCCTTAACCTTTTTGCACTTGTACCATACTATTGTACTCTATCATACCTCAGAAAG GAAAGAAGTACTAAACCTCGACAAATTGGAAGCACAGCTGAAAGCTTGCAACTGCCGATTAGTCTTCTCTAGAGCAAAA CCTTCCATATTGGCCTTGTGTCTTCTCACTCTGGAAGTTCAGACTTTAAAATCCATTGAGCTGTTTGAAATTGTTCTGCGTGTTCAAAAGCATTCAAAG ataaGTGACAGTGACTTACTCTACTGGCGAGAGTTGGTTTCAAAATGCCTGGCAGATTATTCTTCTCCTGAATGTTGCAAACCAGATCATAAGAAGTTAGTTTGGATTGTTTCAAGACGTACAGCCCAGAATCTACAAAATAGTTACTGCAGTGTTCCTGAGTTGCCAACTATACCAGAGGTTGGATGTTTCAATGAAAGTGAGAG TGAAGACTCCTGTGAAGACATGAGCTGTGGAGAAGAAAGTCTTAGCAGTTCTCCTAGTGATCTAGAAGGCAACTTCTTCTTTGACCTCAAACCTAAATCTAAGTGGAAAGCTCTCAACTGTCAGTCTTAG